The nucleotide window CGGCAGTCAGCGGCAGGCCCTTGCGGGATCGATCGCCGCCTTCGCGGGCCATCTCGTCGCACACCCGGCCAGCCGGCCGGACGCCATGCTGGCGCGGATCGCACACAAGCATGCCTCGCTCGGGGTGCGTGCGGACCAGTACCCGATCGTGCGGGAGCATCTCTTCGCGGCCATCGCCGAGGTGCTCGGCGACGCGGTGACGGACGAGGTGGCGCGGGCCTGGGACGAGGTGTACTGGCTGATGGCCCATGCCCTGATCGCCGTCGAGAAGCGGCTCACCGCCGAGGCCGGCGTCCAGGGCGGCGGCGGGTGGCGGCCCTATCGAGTCGCCGGCCGCGTCCAGGAGACCGAGGAGGTCGCGACCTTCCTCCTGCGGCCGGCCGACGGCGCCCCCGTCCCGCCGTCCCGACCCGGCCAGTATGTCTCCGTACAGGTCCAACTCCCAGACGGGGCACGGCAGATACGCCAGTACAGCCTGTCCGGGCAGCTGGACGGCGGACTGCAGATCTCCGTGAAGCGGGTGGCGGCCGGCCACCGGGCCGGGGAAGCGTACGAGGACCCCGCGGGCGAGGTCTCCAGCCATCTGCACGCACACGTCCACGGCGGGGAAATCCTGCACGTGAGCCCGCCGTTCGGCGAGGTGGTGCTCTCCGAGGACGGCGAGGGCCCGCTGCTCTTCGCCTCGGCGGGCATCGGCTGCACGCCGGTGATCGGCATGCTCTCGCATCTCGCCGCCGCCGGCTCCCGGCGCCGGATCATCACCGCCCACGCCGACCGGTCGCCCGCCACCCATCCGTTCCGCACGGATCTGCGCCGGCTCACCGACAAGCTCTCCGACGCGACGGCGGCACTCTGGTACGAGGAGGAGCTCGGAGGCGGGGACGGGAAGGGGGCGGTGACCGTGCGCGCCGGTCTGATGGATCTGACGCAACTCGCCATTCCGGCCGGGACCACCGCGTATCTCTGCGGGCCGGTGCCGTTCATGAAGGCGGCGATCGCCCAACTACTCGCCTCGGGACTGCCCGCCGAACGGATCCACTACGAGGTCTTCGGTCCGGATCTCGGCCTGTAGCGGATGCGGGGGAACGGCACCGCCGGCGGCGCGCCATACACCGGCCTGATCTCCGTACCCTGACTGATCGCCCCCCTGCCTGATATCCGTTGCCTGCGGCCGGAGCACACCGCATGATGCGGTCATGGCTGCCAACTCACCCTCTGCGTCACTCACCGTCGTCCCGCTCGCGCGCTACACCAAGAAGGAATTGGGCGAGATCCTCGGGGAGGTGGAGGACCCGTTCGGGGTCGCGTACACCGGACTGACCTGGCTGGCCAAGGAGCGGCACTTCGGCATCAGACGCGACGGGCGGCTGGTGGCACACACCGGTCTGGTGACGCTGCCCGTCGCGGTCGGCACGGTCGAGACCGAGGTGGTCGGCTTCGGCGGGGTGGCCGTCGCTCCCGATCTGCGGGGGCAGGGACTGGCGCGGCTCGTCGTCACCGGCGCACGGGAACACGCCCGCACCATGGGACCGCGGTTCGGGCTGCTGTTCTGCCGGCCGCACCTCGTGCCCCTGTACCAGCGGCTCGGTTGGCAGGCACTTCCGGGGAAAGTACACGTCGAGCAGCCCGAAGGGCCCGCGGTGATGCCGCTTCAGACGATGTGGACACCCCTGCGGGACGGAGAGCGCTGGCCCGAGGGGCCGGTGCGGCTCCGCTCGCTGCCCATGTGAGCGGCAGACATGTTCGAACCCGCTTCGTCAGCCCGGGAGTCCCACGGGAGTTCGCATCTGTCCTTCGTCCGCGTGGAGCCTCGGCGCGTCGTTTGGACAGCCCACGAGCCTCCGACACCGTGAGAGGGTGCGCCCTCTCCTTCTTCGTCTCGTCACCGCGACCGCCGTCCTCCTGGCCACCAGCGGCTGCGTCTCCCTCCCGGCCGGTGGATCCCTGCACGGGCCCGGTCCCGCACCGGGCGGCCGTACGGTCGCTCCGGCCAGGCCCTCACCGCTGGTGATGCCCAGCAAGGGGTCCTCGCGGGACCGGCTGGTGGATGTGGCCTCCGCACGGCACAAGCCCGGACGGCGACCGAAGGTGCACAAGAAAAGGGCACACAAGAAAGACGTCATCCGACGGCACGCCGCTGCGGGCAACGGCCGGGAGCGGCCCGGGAGTCGGGCCCTGCCACGCCACCCGCGTTCCGCACCGCCCAGGGCGCGTGTCCGGCTCCCCGCGCACACGGTGCCACGGCAGCGGCACGCCGGGGGTGCGCAGCGGCGGGCGCTTCCCGCACCAGGGCGGCGCGGGTCGTCGGTCGACCCGGGGGTGATGTGCCGGATGGCGTCCGGCCGGGTCCGCGCGGACCTGGTGCAGTTGTGCCACAGCGCTTACGGACGCTGAGCCCGCCGGGCCCGGCCTCGCCGCCCCGGCCGCCGGCGCCACTGCGTCACCCCAGATCGATCTCCCATCCCACCGACCGCTCCCGTGCGGCCGCGACGACCAGGGCCGCGGCCGCGGCGTCCTGCACGGCGACCCCGACGGACTTGTAGAGGGTGATCTGGTCCGGTGCGGTGCGGCCCGCTTTGCCGCCGGTGAGGAGTTCGCCCAGCTCGGCGTGTACGTGTTCCTCCGTGATGACGCCCTCGCGGAGCGGCTGCAGCAGGTCGTTGCTGCCCGCGGGGAACGGGGCCAGTGCCGCCTGCCGCGATTCGACGCACACCAGCGCCTCCGCGATCGTGGCGTCGTCGATCTCGCGACCGTCCGGGTTGAAGCCCACCGAGGTCACATGGACGCCGGGTGAGAGCCAGGAACGGCGGATCACGGGATCGACGGCATGGGTGGTCGCGGCGGCGATGTCCGCGCCGTCGAGCGCCTCGGCGTAGCCGGCGAACGCCGTGGCGGGGACCTGGAGTTCGGCCGACAGCGCCTCGGCCAGGGCGGCCGCCTTCGCACGGTTCCGGCCCGCGACCCGGATCTGCCGGACCGGGCGGACCCGGCACATCGCCGCGGCGTGCGCCCGGGCCTGTGCGCCGGTGCCCAGGAGCGCCAGCACCGAGGCGTCGTCACGGGCCAGCAGGCGGGCCGAGAGCGCGGAACCCGCGGCGGTACGGGCCGCGGTGATCGCCGTACCGTCCAGCAGCGCGTCGGGCTCTCCGGTGTGCGGATCGAAGGCGACGATCAGCGCCTGATGGGTCGGCAGACCGGTGCGGCCGTTGTGCGGGAAGACGGAGACCAGCTTGGTCATGAGCATCTCGGCGGACGGCACGTGGCCCGGCATCGCCGCCAGGAAGCCGTCCCGTTCGGCCACCCTCACGGCCACCCGGTCCGGGGCCGCCGCGCGCCCCGCGCTGAGGTCCGTCATCGCCGACGCCAGGGCGTCGATCAGCGCATCGATGTCGAGCAGCCCCTCGACCTGCGCACGTCCGAGAACCAGCATGCTTCGCACCCTCCCGATCACCGCGTACCGGCCCGGAGTCACGCCGGGCCGAGAGGCCGACCGTAACCCGCTGTCCGGGACGGGTGACAAGTGTGTGGGGGGGGAGGCGGGAGCCTGAGACGGAGGGGCACGTCCTACGGGTGCCTGTGACGTCCCGTGACGCCGGCGATGTCGGTGATCCCGGTGATGCCGGTGATGCCGGCCCAGGGCTCCGACTGCGTCCGCCGCTCCGGCAGGCCACCGGGGGTGAACGAGCGGGCAAATCCGTTTGCCCCGTAGGGACGACGCATTGCGCGCGCAGGATCGGGCACGCGAGGACAGCGAGGCGCCGTCGCAGGACGTGTAGGCAACCAGCGGTTCCGGCGCCGTGCCGCATTGCCTGTGGACCGCGTTCCACCGCGGAGAAAGGGAGGGAATCCATGGACTGGCGCCATGACGCCGTGTGCCGTGAGGAGGACCC belongs to Streptomyces sp. NBC_01454 and includes:
- a CDS encoding ornithine cyclodeaminase family protein, with translation MLVLGRAQVEGLLDIDALIDALASAMTDLSAGRAAAPDRVAVRVAERDGFLAAMPGHVPSAEMLMTKLVSVFPHNGRTGLPTHQALIVAFDPHTGEPDALLDGTAITAARTAAGSALSARLLARDDASVLALLGTGAQARAHAAAMCRVRPVRQIRVAGRNRAKAAALAEALSAELQVPATAFAGYAEALDGADIAAATTHAVDPVIRRSWLSPGVHVTSVGFNPDGREIDDATIAEALVCVESRQAALAPFPAGSNDLLQPLREGVITEEHVHAELGELLTGGKAGRTAPDQITLYKSVGVAVQDAAAAALVVAAARERSVGWEIDLG
- a CDS encoding globin domain-containing protein, encoding MLSTESAKTITATLPAVRGALGEITALFYEKLFTARPELLRDLFNRGNQANGSQRQALAGSIAAFAGHLVAHPASRPDAMLARIAHKHASLGVRADQYPIVREHLFAAIAEVLGDAVTDEVARAWDEVYWLMAHALIAVEKRLTAEAGVQGGGGWRPYRVAGRVQETEEVATFLLRPADGAPVPPSRPGQYVSVQVQLPDGARQIRQYSLSGQLDGGLQISVKRVAAGHRAGEAYEDPAGEVSSHLHAHVHGGEILHVSPPFGEVVLSEDGEGPLLFASAGIGCTPVIGMLSHLAAAGSRRRIITAHADRSPATHPFRTDLRRLTDKLSDATAALWYEEELGGGDGKGAVTVRAGLMDLTQLAIPAGTTAYLCGPVPFMKAAIAQLLASGLPAERIHYEVFGPDLGL
- a CDS encoding GNAT family N-acetyltransferase, with product MAANSPSASLTVVPLARYTKKELGEILGEVEDPFGVAYTGLTWLAKERHFGIRRDGRLVAHTGLVTLPVAVGTVETEVVGFGGVAVAPDLRGQGLARLVVTGAREHARTMGPRFGLLFCRPHLVPLYQRLGWQALPGKVHVEQPEGPAVMPLQTMWTPLRDGERWPEGPVRLRSLPM